From the Nocardia fluminea genome, the window TGCCGAAGTTGATGGACACCGAAACCTATTCCACCCTGCACCAATTGGTGTCGACCGTCCGCGGCACGCTACTCGCCGGCGCCGGCGTGATCGACTGCCTGCGGGCCTGCTTCCCCGGCGGTTCGATGACCGGCGCGCCGAAGCTGCGCACCATGGAGATCCTCGACGAACTGGAAACCGAAGCGCGCGGCATCTATTCGGGCACCATCGGCTTCCTCGGCCTCAACGGCACCGCCGACCTCAACATCGTCATCCGCACGGCCATCCGCTACGACGACGAGTGGCGGATCGGCGCGGGCGGCGCGATCGTCCTCGATTCCGACCCTGAGGACGAGTACGCGGAGATGGTGCTCAAAGCGGCCGCGACCTTCCGGGCATTGATTCCCGAGACGTGAGTTCGACGCACACACGGGACAACATTGCTGCCAGGTCGGCACAGCGTCCGCGCATCAGCGCCGACGTCGGCCGCGCTTGTCCGGCTCCGGCTCCGGTGCGGGTTCCTCGCCCCCACGCCCCGTGATCCGCCCGAGCAACCCGACACCGGGCAGCTTCGCCACCGCCCCGAACACGTCCTCACCCAGCGCGATCATCGCCTCGAGCCGCGGCAGCAACCGGTCATAGGTGGCGAACACCGGATCAGCCAAAGCCAACGTCCGATCGAGCCGATCGATCGTGCTGTTGAGCCGATCGACCGCGATGGACAGATTCTCCACCAGATCCGGCAACTGCGCGGCCAGCTGCGCCGACGCAGGAGGCAGCCGAACCGCCGTGTCGAAGGCATAACCCGCGGTCTGCTGAGCAGCATCGATAGCCTGCCCCGCCGCCGCCTGAGCAGCCCCCACCGCCGCCTGAGCCGCCGACAGCAAGTCAGCCCCCGGCACCTTCCGCGCCTGCGCCGCCGGAACAACCTCCTCCGCGCGCCCCCGCTTCCTCGGGTTCGTCATAACCCCACTGTGCCCCAAGGAAGCCGCCGACGCAGGGAACCGCGCCCCCATCGCCTCGTGTCACGCCCACAGCCCGCACCCCTCCCCCATTCCCCAGCCACGCCAGCTGATAGCGCGGTTATGGGTGCGATCTCGGGTTGAACGCTGTGGTCAACAGTGCAGTAAGGACACCACTCACCTCACCCCGAGACCGCCATGACCGCACTCCCAACCCCCCACCCGCGACCCTTAGGGAGCGGCGGCCACGAAGTGGCCGGTCGCGGCCGGGCCGCCGGTTAGCCGCCGGGGCGTAGGCGACGCAGGAGCAAGCCCCGGTGGCTAACCGGCGGCCCCTGGGGGCCGCGACTCGAGCGCGCCAGCGCTCCAACAAACACAGCCTCAAACCTGCCTGGGACTACTCCAACCCTGGTCATCCCCCAACGCCCAGGACCACCACCCAACGCTCGAACAAACCCTGTCGGACCCTCATGACATCATGCGAGCACCATGGAACTACGCAAGGGTGCGCACGCGCCGGTCCCGACATCGCTTCTCGCCGTGGTCGTTTCATGGCGGTCGGCGCATACGGTAGATGCGCATGCCCTGCTGGTCACCGAGTCGGGCCTCGTCCGCGGCGACCGGGATTTCGTCTTCTTCAACGCACCCCGCCACGCCTCCCAGGCGGTGACCCTGGACCAGGAACCCGCCCCCGGCACCGCGCGCCTGAGTATCTCGCTACCTCGCACCGAACCCGATGTGGCCCGCATCGTCGTCAGCGCGTCCCTCGACGACGCCACCTTCGACCAACTCCCCGACCTCACCTTGACCGTGCACGCCGCCGACGGCCCGATTGCCCGGTTCACGATCGACGGTATCGAAGACGTCCAGGCGATGATGTTCGGCGAGTTCTATCGCCGCGACGGCCAGTGGCGGTTCCGCGCGATCGGCCAGGGCTGGTCGGGCGGCCTGGCCGGACTGGCCGGTGAGTTCGGCGTCACTGTCGACGAGCCCACCACCGCACTTCCCGGCAGCACACCCGGCGACGGCTCGCGGGTGCCCGCCCAACCGAACCGGGCACCGTCCTCCGGCGCCCCGCGCACCGCCGATCGCGCACGCTTCGCGAGTGTGCCGTCACGACACGACGCGTCGTCCTCGGCCGCCGATCTGCCCGACGCCGACCAGCGGGCGAATTGGCCGTCCGCCGAGGCGGCGAATCCCGCCGCGGCGCGGCACGACGGTCCCACGTCGACGCGCCCACCGGCCCTGTCCCGCCGCGTCATCGACGTGCCGCCCCCGCCACCGGCCGATCCGGAGATCGCCGACTGGCATCCGGACCCGGAAACCCCTGATCAACTCCGCTGGTGGGACGGGGACGAGTGGACTTCGAGCGTCCACCCGCACCTCCACGATCACCGACACCGCTGCACGCGCTGTGGCAACCCCCTGCGGCGCAAGCTGTTCGGCGGCCACGGCCCGTGCAAGAACTGCGCCGCCGAAATCGAGGAGTTCCTCACGCACTGGCGCAATCGAGCCCGGCGCGTCCTCGCGGGCCCTGGCACGATGTCGGTGGAATGGACCGAAGTGTGGGCCGCGCTGCGCTTCCAGCGCATCGACGAGGAACGCGGCCGCACCCTGCTGCGCGAGGCGGGTCTGACCCAGGTCGAGCGGATGGTCGCGTTCGCCTTCGCCGACGGTGAGGTGTTCGCCGACGAACTGGACGCGTTCGAGCACGTCGTCAGCGAGCTGGCGCTGTCGGGCGGCGTCGTCGACGATCTGCGCCGCCGAATGCATCGCGGCCGCACCCTGTCCCGTTTGCGCGCCGGCGAACTGCCCACCGTCAACACCCCGGGTCTGCACCTCGACCCCGAAGAACGCGTCCACCTCGATCTGCCCGCCGTACACATCCGCATGCTCGCGCGCGGCCCGCGCAATACCGAGGGCCGCCTGATCGGCAGTTCCAAGAAGCTGCGTTTCGTCGGCGACGGCACCGGCATCGAACTGCCGTGGAACCGGGTGGTCTCGGTGCATCCCGAGCACGGCACCGTTGTGCTCGCGGCGACCTCGGCACGCGGCGGCGCGACCTTCGGCGTCGCCGATCCCGACTATGTGGCGGCGGCACTGGAAGGTGCGCTGCGCGTGTCGAAACGCCTGGTCCTGACTCCGGGTCAGCTCGACAGCCGCAGCATTCCCCAGGATGTGAAAGCTCAGGTGTGGCAACGCGACGGCGGCGCGTGCGTGGAGTGCGGCGACGGCCACTACCTGGAATTCGACCACATCATCCCGCTCAGCCGCGGTGGTGCGACGAGCGTGACGAACCTGCAGATCCTGTGCCGGGCCTGCAATCGCGCCAAGGGCGCGCGGATCTAACCGAGAATCGCGTTCATGATGGTGCCGCCGCTGGTAGCGATCACGCCGCCGATCATCGCGCCGGCGATCATCTTCGGCGACTCCATCGCGCTACCGTTCCACTTCTCCCAGGCGAACTTTCCACCGGCGACGGTGATGGCGAGCACACCCGACAGGATCATGAACCAGGTCAGGTACTGCACCATTTTCATGATCTTGTCCGACAGCGGAGGCGCTTCGGGGGTCGGATTGCCGATCTGCGCGTACGTGGTGATGGTGTCGGCCATCGACGTCAGAATGATGCTCATAGCCTGCTCCCCTATCGCGTGCCGCGAACTGCGTTCCAGCCCTGCCGTATTCGATCGTGGTCCAGGATAAGGGCGCGAACCCCCTGCACACCAACAAAACCGATCGGTTCGGTCGGATGGGCACCGACACGGTGGCACCGGACCGGATACCATCAGTGCAGAGTTCATCGTCGTCCTGTTCCTCCGAGATACCGAGTGAGACCCCATGCTCCTGGCCGCCGTCACCGATACCTTGGCGCAGATCGGCAATCCGACCCCCGAAGCACCGCCGCTGGCGGACAAGATCATGCAGTTGGTCAGGTACCTGACCTGGTTCATCTTGTTGTCCGGCATCATCGCCATCACTGTCGCGGGCGGAAAGTTCGCCTGGGAGAAGTGGACCGGCAGCTCCATGGAGTCGCCGAAGATGGTCGCGGGCGCGATGATCGGCGGCGTCGTCGCCACCAGCGCGGGCACCATCATGAACGCGATGCTCTAGGGTTCCTGCTCCGCTCGGGTCGGTCCGGGATCAGCCCGGGCCGACTCGACCGGCCAGCAACACATCGACCCGAGTTCTGTTGACGTTCAACAGAACTCGGGCGGGTCGGATTCTCGAGTGTCGGCGCACAGCATCTACCTCCTGTCGTTCGGTGGTTCGGGTCGGCTAGGTGTAGAGCCGGTCCACGAAGGCGTTCAGGTTTTCCACCACGCGCTGGGCCTTCTCCTCCGGGGTCAGATCCTCGCGATACCTGCTGCCCATCGACGGCCGCTTCTTGTTGCGCGCATACAGCGAGCAGGCCAGATCGGTGCACATGTAGCTGCCGACCGTGTTGCCTTTACGTCCCGACTCGCCCGTCTTGCTCGCGGTCATCAATGAAACGCCGCCGCCGGAATGGGTGGTGAGGCAGATCGTGCACATCTGCGTCTTGCCCGATCCGCCGGTCTCGTGCCGCAACGCGACACTGACCAGCCCGTCCTCGCGCGGCACACAGATGTAGCAGCGTCCCGCGTACGAGGGGTCGGTCCAGCCGAGGAAGTCGAGATCCTCCCAGGGCCGTTCGGCCAGGTCACGCGGCACATTCAAACGTTTGGCGTCACCTTTCGAACAGTTGACGAACGACGACCTGATATCGCGTTCGGTAATGGGTTCCATGCGTTGATCCTTCCGGTCTGCGGAGTGCAAACGGTAGACACGCTAACGATCCCCACCTGCGGAGACAACCTGTTTTCCGGCCGTCGGTGACGAGCATCGCAGCCGACGGCCGGCCCGTCAGGTGAGGATTCCCGCGGTGCGCGCGGCGCGCAGCCAATCGGGGAATTCGCCGAGCAGCCTGCCGTACAGCTCGGCGTCGCTGATCCGGTCGATGTCGTCGAGGGCGAAGAACCCGGCGTTGTCGACGACGCGGCCGTCGAGTTCGTCGAGAGTGCGCAGGACGCCGAAGTTGGCAGTGCCGAGACCGATGAACTGCCAGAACGCGGGCAGGTGGGCGGCTTCGCGCATCAGGGCGGCGATCTCGCGCTTCTTCGCGAAGCCACCGTCGGTGAAGAACAGGACGAGCGTGGGTTCGGTCAGGGTTTCGATGACCGCGCGCATGATCGGCAGTTCGTCGTTGCGGCCGCCGATGGCGTTGTAGTCGAGACCTTGGTGCGTGCCCTTGAGATGGAGATAGGTTTGCGCCCACTGTTCCGCACCCGCGACCGTGATATCGGGCAGCTTCAGATAGGTGAGGGCGTAGAGGTAGGCCTCGAGCACGCCGTCGTCGTCGAGTTGCGTGGCGACCGGGATCATGCGCTCGACGACCCGATGCACCGTCCCGCCGCGATACATCTTCTCCATGCTGCCGGTCTTGTCGATCACCAGCACCACCCGCGCCCTGACGCCGAAAGCGCTCTTGTCGATCAGCACTTTCGCGACTTCGCGTTTGCGCATGTCCAGCTTCTGCCGCTTCTCGAAAGACAGCGAAGCCTCCCCGGGC encodes:
- a CDS encoding FBP domain-containing protein gives rise to the protein MEPITERDIRSSFVNCSKGDAKRLNVPRDLAERPWEDLDFLGWTDPSYAGRCYICVPREDGLVSVALRHETGGSGKTQMCTICLTTHSGGGVSLMTASKTGESGRKGNTVGSYMCTDLACSLYARNKKRPSMGSRYREDLTPEEKAQRVVENLNAFVDRLYT
- a CDS encoding vWA domain-containing protein, whose amino-acid sequence is MAAALVKGQNAGLAAGQVVLSVRGGVAADLSALLVTDAGKVRSDADFVFFNQPQAPGVRLHGAELEVSLGAVPVEIAQIRAVITVAVEGDTFGAAASPVASVADSAGTVLHEYVIDGLGRESVVIALELYRRGDEWKVRAVGQGYAGGFADLVTDHGVSVDDEPAAVAEVRTVPGEASLSFEKRQKLDMRKREVAKVLIDKSAFGVRARVVLVIDKTGSMEKMYRGGTVHRVVERMIPVATQLDDDGVLEAYLYALTYLKLPDITVAGAEQWAQTYLHLKGTHQGLDYNAIGGRNDELPIMRAVIETLTEPTLVLFFTDGGFAKKREIAALMREAAHLPAFWQFIGLGTANFGVLRTLDELDGRVVDNAGFFALDDIDRISDAELYGRLLGEFPDWLRAARTAGILT
- a CDS encoding TerD family protein, whose protein sequence is MELRKGAHAPVPTSLLAVVVSWRSAHTVDAHALLVTESGLVRGDRDFVFFNAPRHASQAVTLDQEPAPGTARLSISLPRTEPDVARIVVSASLDDATFDQLPDLTLTVHAADGPIARFTIDGIEDVQAMMFGEFYRRDGQWRFRAIGQGWSGGLAGLAGEFGVTVDEPTTALPGSTPGDGSRVPAQPNRAPSSGAPRTADRARFASVPSRHDASSSAADLPDADQRANWPSAEAANPAAARHDGPTSTRPPALSRRVIDVPPPPPADPEIADWHPDPETPDQLRWWDGDEWTSSVHPHLHDHRHRCTRCGNPLRRKLFGGHGPCKNCAAEIEEFLTHWRNRARRVLAGPGTMSVEWTEVWAALRFQRIDEERGRTLLREAGLTQVERMVAFAFADGEVFADELDAFEHVVSELALSGGVVDDLRRRMHRGRTLSRLRAGELPTVNTPGLHLDPEERVHLDLPAVHIRMLARGPRNTEGRLIGSSKKLRFVGDGTGIELPWNRVVSVHPEHGTVVLAATSARGGATFGVADPDYVAAALEGALRVSKRLVLTPGQLDSRSIPQDVKAQVWQRDGGACVECGDGHYLEFDHIIPLSRGGATSVTNLQILCRACNRAKGARI